The Micromonospora sp. Llam0 genome includes a window with the following:
- a CDS encoding molybdopterin-dependent oxidoreductase, which yields MSVVVNGTAAAGEPAAGQCLRTFLREQGWYGVKKGCDAGDCGACTVHVDGVPVHSCVYPAVRADGRSVTTVEGLADGDTLHPVQQRFLDAQGFQCGFCTAGLVMTVAALDETQRGDLPRALKGNLCRCTGYRAIRDALDGVRHVADPAVGTTDGTDGGPGGPAVGGNVAAPAARQIVTGTARFTFDVDVPGLTHLKLVRSTVPHARIVDVDTDDAMRVPGVLAVLTHHDCPDRRYSTAQHENPREDPADTRLLDDVVRFVGQRVAAVVAETEAAAETAAALVRVSYQPLPAVFDPAAAMLPGAPVLHDLDPAVSGIARPADNVAGEVHGEIGDVDRALADADEVYTTTFRTQRVQHAHLETHGAVAWPEPDGGLTVRSSTQTPYLTRRALARLFGLPAEKVRVVAGRVGGGFGGKQEMLVEDVTALAALRTGRPVKLEFTRAEQFTAATTRHPFRTRVTVAGRRDGTLTAIRLHVVADTGAYGNHGPAVLAHGCSESVALYKCPNKQVDGWSVYTNTVPAGAFRGYGLGQVSFAVESAVDELARRLGFDPVAFRARNVIGPQDPLVTPVGHDDTVRVHSYGLDQCLELIQRARTETWQEDAAAGWLVGDGMAVAMIATGPPGGHHGRARVTLDADGGYQLDIGMAEFGNGSTTVHRQLVADALTTTVDRVRIRQSDTALVGHDTGAFASTGTVVAGTAAQRAALALRDVLVDAAARATGVDRRDCRLDGAAVRCAGRRVDLVDLARAASAAGRPLTADGHADGAHRSVAFDAHWFRVAVDPDSGEIRILRSVHSADAGTVLNPMQCRGQVEGGVAQALGAALAEHVDIDDHGRVVTDDFRSYHLPTYADVPLTEVLFARTSDPLGPAGAKSMSESPFNPVAAALANALRDATGIRFTDLPFTSDRVWDRLQRGRADGE from the coding sequence GTGAGCGTCGTGGTGAACGGCACCGCCGCCGCCGGGGAGCCCGCCGCCGGCCAGTGCCTGCGCACGTTCCTACGCGAGCAGGGCTGGTACGGCGTGAAGAAGGGCTGCGACGCCGGGGACTGCGGAGCGTGCACCGTGCACGTCGACGGCGTCCCGGTGCACAGCTGTGTCTACCCGGCGGTGCGGGCCGACGGCCGGTCGGTGACCACCGTCGAGGGACTGGCCGACGGCGACACACTGCACCCGGTGCAGCAGCGGTTTCTCGACGCGCAGGGATTCCAGTGCGGGTTCTGCACCGCCGGGCTGGTGATGACGGTCGCCGCGCTCGACGAGACCCAGCGCGGCGACCTGCCGCGCGCGCTGAAGGGCAACCTGTGCCGGTGCACCGGCTACCGGGCGATCCGCGACGCGCTCGACGGGGTACGGCACGTGGCCGACCCCGCCGTCGGCACCACCGATGGCACCGACGGCGGCCCCGGCGGCCCAGCGGTCGGCGGCAACGTGGCCGCCCCGGCCGCCCGGCAGATCGTCACCGGCACCGCCCGGTTCACCTTCGACGTCGACGTTCCCGGGCTGACCCATCTGAAGCTGGTCCGCTCGACGGTGCCGCACGCACGGATCGTCGACGTCGACACCGACGACGCGATGCGGGTCCCCGGGGTGCTGGCGGTACTCACCCACCATGACTGCCCCGACCGGCGCTACTCGACGGCGCAGCATGAGAACCCGCGCGAGGACCCGGCCGACACCCGGCTCCTCGACGACGTGGTCCGCTTCGTCGGGCAGCGGGTGGCGGCGGTGGTCGCCGAGACCGAGGCGGCCGCCGAGACGGCCGCCGCCCTGGTCCGGGTCAGCTACCAGCCGCTGCCGGCGGTGTTCGACCCGGCGGCGGCGATGCTGCCGGGCGCGCCGGTCCTGCACGACCTGGATCCGGCGGTCAGCGGCATCGCCCGGCCGGCGGACAACGTGGCCGGTGAGGTGCACGGTGAGATCGGCGACGTCGACCGGGCGCTGGCCGACGCCGACGAGGTCTACACCACGACGTTTCGCACCCAACGGGTGCAGCACGCTCACCTGGAGACGCACGGGGCGGTCGCCTGGCCGGAGCCGGACGGCGGGCTGACCGTACGGTCCAGCACCCAGACGCCGTACCTGACCCGACGGGCGCTGGCCCGGCTGTTCGGCCTGCCGGCCGAGAAGGTCCGGGTGGTCGCCGGCCGGGTCGGCGGCGGATTCGGCGGCAAGCAGGAGATGCTCGTCGAGGACGTGACAGCGCTGGCCGCGCTGCGCACCGGGCGACCGGTGAAACTGGAGTTCACCAGGGCCGAACAGTTCACTGCGGCGACCACCCGGCATCCGTTCCGGACCCGGGTGACGGTGGCGGGGCGCCGCGACGGCACGCTGACCGCGATCCGGCTGCACGTCGTCGCGGACACCGGCGCGTACGGCAACCACGGCCCGGCGGTGCTGGCCCACGGCTGCAGCGAGTCGGTGGCCCTCTACAAGTGCCCGAACAAGCAGGTCGACGGCTGGTCGGTCTACACCAACACGGTTCCGGCCGGCGCGTTCCGCGGCTACGGACTGGGTCAGGTGTCGTTCGCGGTGGAGTCCGCCGTGGACGAGCTGGCCCGCCGGCTCGGGTTCGATCCGGTCGCGTTCCGGGCCCGCAACGTGATCGGCCCGCAGGATCCGCTGGTCACCCCGGTCGGGCACGACGACACCGTACGGGTGCACAGCTACGGCCTGGACCAGTGCCTGGAGCTGATCCAGCGGGCCCGGACCGAGACCTGGCAGGAGGATGCCGCAGCCGGCTGGCTGGTCGGCGACGGCATGGCGGTGGCGATGATCGCCACCGGACCACCGGGCGGTCACCACGGCCGGGCCCGGGTCACCCTCGACGCCGACGGCGGCTACCAGCTGGACATCGGGATGGCCGAGTTCGGCAACGGGTCGACCACCGTGCACCGGCAGTTGGTCGCCGACGCGCTGACCACCACCGTGGACCGGGTACGGATCCGGCAGTCGGACACCGCACTGGTCGGTCACGACACGGGCGCGTTCGCCTCGACCGGCACCGTGGTGGCTGGCACCGCCGCCCAGCGCGCCGCGCTCGCGCTGCGGGACGTGCTGGTCGACGCCGCCGCACGGGCGACCGGCGTCGACCGGCGGGACTGCCGGCTGGACGGGGCGGCGGTGCGGTGCGCCGGCCGGCGGGTCGATCTGGTCGACCTGGCCCGGGCCGCGTCGGCGGCCGGCCGGCCGCTCACCGCCGACGGGCACGCCGACGGGGCGCACCGCTCGGTGGCCTTCGACGCGCACTGGTTCCGGGTGGCGGTCGACCCGGACAGCGGGGAGATCCGGATCCTGCGCAGCGTGCACAGCGCGGACGCCGGCACCGTACTCAATCCGATGCAGTGCCGGGGGCAGGTGGAGGGTGGGGTGGCGCAGGCTCTCGGTGCCGCCCTCGCCGAACATGTGGACATCGACGACCACGGTCGGGTGGTGACCGACGACTTCCGCAGCTACCACCTGCCGACCTACGCCGACGTGCCGCTCACCGAGGTGCTGTTCGCCCGCACCAGCGACCCGCTCGGGCCGGCGGGCGCGAAGTCGATGAGTGAGAGCCCGTTCAATCCGGTGGCCGCCGCGCTGGCGAACGCGTTGCGGGACGCGACCGGGATCCGCTTCACCGATCTGCCGTTCACCTCCGACCGGGTGTGGGACCGGCTGCAGCGCGGCCGGGCCGACGGCGAGTAA
- a CDS encoding adenosine deaminase, producing MVAVSLAEIVRAPKVLLHDHLDGGLRPATVVELADEVGHVLPVTDPSELGRWFVSAADSGSLERYLETFAHTVAVMQTEAGLFRVAAECAVDLAADGVVYAEVRFAPEQHLSRGLGLGQVVEAVLAGFAAGCAEAARAGRVIRVGTLLTAMRHAARSQEIAELAVRYRDVGVVGFDIAGAEAGFPPTRHLDAFEFLQRENFHFTIHAGEAFGLPSIWQAIQWCGADRLGHGVRIVDDIEVGGGGVRLGRLASYVRDKRIPLELCPSSNVQTGAVGSIGEHPVGLLRDLRFRVTVNTDNRLMSGTSMSREMWLLVEAFGWGWSELRWLTVNAMKSAFIPFDERLAVIDDVIKPAYRPLVENEEVDRVG from the coding sequence ATGGTGGCTGTTTCGTTGGCGGAGATCGTTCGGGCGCCGAAGGTGTTGCTGCACGACCATCTGGATGGTGGGTTGCGGCCGGCGACGGTGGTGGAGTTGGCGGACGAGGTGGGTCATGTGCTGCCGGTGACGGATCCGTCGGAGTTGGGTCGGTGGTTCGTGTCGGCGGCGGATTCGGGGTCGTTGGAGCGTTATCTGGAGACGTTTGCGCACACGGTGGCGGTGATGCAGACGGAGGCGGGGTTGTTCCGGGTGGCGGCGGAGTGTGCGGTGGATCTGGCGGCGGACGGGGTGGTGTACGCGGAGGTGCGGTTCGCGCCGGAGCAGCATCTGTCCCGGGGGTTGGGGTTGGGTCAGGTGGTGGAGGCGGTGTTGGCGGGGTTCGCGGCGGGGTGTGCGGAGGCGGCCCGGGCGGGTCGGGTGATCCGGGTGGGGACGTTGTTGACGGCGATGCGGCATGCGGCGCGGTCGCAGGAGATCGCGGAGTTGGCGGTGCGGTACCGGGATGTGGGGGTGGTGGGGTTCGATATCGCGGGTGCGGAGGCGGGTTTTCCGCCGACGCGGCATCTGGACGCGTTCGAGTTTCTGCAGCGGGAGAATTTTCATTTCACGATTCATGCGGGTGAGGCGTTCGGGTTGCCGTCGATCTGGCAGGCGATTCAGTGGTGTGGTGCGGATCGGTTGGGGCATGGGGTGCGGATCGTGGATGACATCGAGGTGGGTGGGGGTGGGGTGCGGTTGGGGCGGTTGGCGTCGTATGTGCGGGACAAGCGGATTCCGTTGGAGTTGTGTCCGTCGTCGAATGTGCAGACGGGTGCGGTGGGTTCGATCGGTGAGCATCCGGTGGGGTTGTTGCGTGATCTGCGGTTTCGGGTGACGGTGAACACGGACAACCGGTTGATGAGTGGGACGTCGATGTCGCGGGAGATGTGGTTGTTGGTGGAGGCGTTCGGGTGGGGGTGGTCGGAGTTGCGGTGGTTGACGGTGAACGCGATGAAGAGTGCGTTCATCCCGTTCGACGAGCGGCTGGCGGTCATCGACGACGTCATCAAGCCCGCGTACCGGCCCCTCGTCGAGAACGAGGAGGTCGACCGTGTCGGTTGA